ATAATTACACCAGATATAGAGGAAACTAAGAAATAATTTTACATCCAGCAAAAGCAATGGTAAACACACAGGTACTGTTTGATATCAAAcgttttgtattttgattttatcaCATATATCTGTCCAAGTCATCCTTCAACTGAGTAAGTCTAATATCTGTTTTAAACAAGTTTTGAAGATTCCCATTTCATCTCGGTGTACCAGTGCTTGACTTGCTTTCCGACTACTGATGAACTAAACCCAACATTTGTGTAAAGTATCAACaacaaatttctttttttacaaaacatttattttacaaggtACTCAAATGATTTTAAACTGATAAAGAGATGAATGTAAGACAAAAAAATACACATGAAATGACATACCCTATGACTGGTTATTTTGGCAGATTGCGTCATTGTTTGTACATCTTAAGACATggaaaacacacacatatatattgacaatattaatAGTCGAGACCAATGTAACAACACTGATATCTACAACCAACAAAAATAACCTGAAATAAGGTACATGTTATCCCCTCCCCCTCAAAATACTTAAGACCCTTCATCCTTTACTGCCCCTTCGTAATACTTCAAGTCAAACCCCTCGTCATTCACTGCCCCTTTCCAAAAAACCCTCATCTTTTACCACTGCCTTCCTTTGCCCTATGACTACTCAACCTCACCGTAACTGAAGATGAACTGCACGTATATAGCCATCTCCATGTATATAGACACAGGATAATCAGATCTTTATAGCTATCTCCATTTTCCCCAGAATAAAACTGTCAGACAGGCCATGAATTTGAAGTGTTGATCCCTCCGGTCTTCAGTTTGATCCAAAGCTGTTTGCCCCTAAAGAATTAAGCCCTCTCTAATTTACATCAACACAAACTGGAAGAACTCATTGACATGTACAAAATTGTGACGATATGCGATTTCTTACATGTAATATGGTTTCTATTACGACATACAAATGAGGtcataaataaacaacacaacagCTATGTAAATAGGACAAAGCAAAGATGCAAATTGTTCAGCAATACCTAAAATTTGTTTGAATGAGAAACTCTTCCATTTACTTGTATTCCATGAGAACAGCCTTTTTGGATGAACTGTTGGTAACAATCACATCTTCTAATTTTactcaaaacaaaaattgttaaatGTGTATTTCTCTACATgaatttcaatatcttaaagGCTGATATAAAATAAACTGGCAAAATTATCTGTTATTTGAAACATCAAGAGATTGTGTTATTAGTCAGAATCCGACTTGATTTTATCATCCAACAGGATTACCATTAcatcacatacaacacaacactgacaaTTTTGGTATGGTTTTCTGAGCAGAAAAAAATTCCCATATGTAGTCCCAGTTATTATTCAAGAAAATTTACAATGATACATGATGATAAAGCTTGTAATATTAGAACTCATGTAAAAAGATAATGAATCGCCACACATCGacaattaattttgatatataacgtgtaacactttaatatgtgtacaatacaGCAATAGATCAGGGACATGTGTGATGGATATAACATAATAAAGTACAAATTCCTTTCATGATGCTTCAGATATCCGTGTATCAAAGGAAACCTAAGTTACTTAATTATCATGAAAGATGACCaaaaattgtcttttttttttttggtaaatacGAATTGCATGATTGTCAAAGTCACTGATCATTCAAAGGAAGGTACACATACTGTTAACACCACTATATAATGGAAATGACTGAGATTTCTGCTACATGTATTAAACAACCATTCAAGTACACACATCAAGTAAATTCTTTTGTTcaaatttctttgaaaatatgCGCGCATACATACTTCCACACATTTCAACACTGATCTCTTCAGGTGcaaaataatatgttttgatGTAATGAAGACGAGCACTACTTTAATCTCACTCTACATGGAAAAGTCATACTTGCTGAAACAGCTTTAATAGCTGAATCTAATGTCTGGACATACAACATGGGGAAAACTGAACTAAATCATGTCCAACATATATGACCAAGGCTTTAGTGAATTTCCTTCATACAACATGAACAAAACCCGGGCTACATGTGTACAATCAAGATctatcaacacaaacaaaacccAGGCTACATGTGTACAATCAAGATCcctcaacacaaacaaaacccGGGCCACATGTGTACAATCAAGATctatcaacacaaacaaaacccGGACTACATGTGTACAATAAAGATctatcaacacaaacaaaacccGGGCTACATGTGTACAATCAAGATctatcaacacaaacaaaacccGGGCTACATGTGTACAATCAAGATctatcaacacaaacaaaacccTGGCTACATGTGTACAATCAAGATCcctcaacacaaacaaaacccGGGCTACATGTGTACAATCAAGACCAGACTCGTCATCAAATCTTGCCACATTTGAATTGGATGTAGTCATTTGACATTAGTTACACTATATTCCTGGCCTTGGTTTCCCCTTTTCATATGGTTGAGGATCATTCATATTACTGGCCAGACCATGATAATGGTGCAACAACAAGCAGAGAATTTGTATCCTATAAAAAAAAGTCTtctgaaatttttaaaaattgaacaAGTAAGGTTAaactattttgtattaaatCGTGTATAAAAAAATTGTCTTTGCTATTATGTAAAAATAGAGTTATTGCCCCTTCTGATATCCAACAGTCTAAACTGTCCACAAGAAAGTCAATTCAACAGTCAAATGATATCACCCACGTAGGTTCCAGACAGTTTTCCTCTCATCAATTGAAAATTAAAGCGTGTTCCAGTGGTGGGATAAAAAAGTTAGTGCCCTGACAAGTGAATGCTGCTAAATGAGGGGTCATGATCAAAAGAAAATTGGTTCTGTTTGAAGGAAACTCTGGTCGTCATCTTTCTGCTGTCCAGGTTTTGCTGCCGGTTTTGGATATCCTGGTCGTGCTGGTGGCGTTTTGTAAAATCGATCATAATAACTCTGTGCAGATGTGCTAGAAGATTCATGTCCATTTTCATAATCAGCTGGATAACCGTTATAGTAGTCATTGCTCCTTGGAGGAAGAGAAGGGGGTGCCTCTGCACGCTCCTCGGGGGCATATCTGTCAAAAGAAACCATATATTTCAAATGGATGATaccaaaatgtattttgtaatttactAGAGGAGAGTGGATGATTCAAACAAATACATGAATGCCAGTGATTTTTTGTAGCTTTATTGAATTACATACTGTAGTATTAACAGTTTCAAAACTAACAAAGTTTACAATTTGTCAGaaattattatgtatttaaCCAATTTATTCCTAAGCTGCACACAAATTTGGCTCTGAGCTGCTGCCATCTTGGTAATTTGAACCCCACCCCAAGTACAATGCAAACTTTTATCAATAATTGCAATACATAAGCTTTTTATGCATCTACGTCACCACAACTTGTACAGAATATATCTGTTCATATAACTGAGTATTCGATGCAATAAATATTAAAGTCTATTGGTTCTGTTAATTATCCTGGATAATATGTTGGTATTATGTTATATCTTAACTCATTTCTAAAACTTGCTTTTTAATATGGAGCATGGGAAAATTATTAATATCTAAAACAGAATTTGGATCATTCATCTACAGCAATAAGTTATGATTTGTGCAAACATTTTAAGGTTGAACATAAATAGATTACAATCAACCGACATCACTCCCAGTACTGAatttaacattgtagttgacCAAAAATTATACAGCTTACTTTTCAACCTGATATACCCATATGTTTGCCTGTTTTAGGATAAACACTGACTACAACATATAGGTAATGTGTATAATTCTTCAAAGTGTTTCTTTTTGACTTTTACTCATGATAAGGACATCAGACTTTAACATATCCACACACCTTTTACATTGACAATACATGCAGATCACAATTCCATGTAAAAAAATCATgcaataagttttttttaatatcatggAGTTAAGAAATGTAATTACCGTATATGACCAGATCTTCATGTgacaaattcaaaatatatgtattttcagtAGATATCTTATCATTATGAGATTTAAATTACCAtcttttctcattttttttttttatacactTTGAATATTAAACATCTCTTTAAAGTACTTTAATATGACAGttaaaatagtaaaatatgCGCCAAATAATGTAACTGAGTCAAAAAGTTTATTTAAATTACCTGAAAAAAGTAAAATGGCCCTAAATACCAGTATCATATATGTAATACCAGTTCATTTTCATCATTTAATACTATGGCCTTTTTGTTCCGATATTAGCAAAGGAAACTCTGTTTAATAGTTATACGTCTCATGAATGCAATTTTTGCTACAAATTCATGCCAAATTctgaatgaaaaattaaaatcatgaaatacatatatatagtagtgCTTAAAACACTAGTTAATTTCTTATAGACCATAAGATCACAACTTGTGTGGCATTGTTGATATCAGATTATTACCAAAATTGTGTCATTTAAATGCCACGAAAATAACATGTAGTGTTTCTGCCCAAGGTGTGCACACCCAAAGCGGATTTGCACAAAAtttgctttttattttaaaatgctaGTTGTTATTACTTATTTAAGAATACCAtggaatttttttgtttttttaccaacaatatctttcttttttacttttttcttttttaatgaaatcaaCATTAACATAAAATGCACAGCCACATTACCACAATAGTTTCATACTTATACGTATACCCTCTCACCAAAACTAATCTAGCAATACAGTGTGCAACAATGAAACAATGACAATTTTGATTTGAGTCGGTGTACCTTGTCTGATCCTGAGAATTCCAGCATTATACTTAAAACTTTATAAAGAACTTAGATTCCAGCATTATACTTAAAACTTTAAAGACTTTTAGCATACACTATATATGTCCATAGGCTAACGTGAGCTGTGAAGAATTTTTCCAGGAATCAAATGCTTGAGATGTTAAGTTTTCCTTATTACTATTCAGTacttttaattgaaatatacttCTTTGCATACAGCCAATGGGCTAATAGAGGTTTTCCTCAATTACTTCTTGATAATTTTCTCATACTTTTTCCGAGTTGATTTTTATGTAGGGAGATTTTCGGATATTATATTGAAGTTATTATAGCAGTTCAAATGGAAGTTTTTTAAAATTcagttatttattttatttatttacttttaaggTTGATCCTTCAAACTGGGTAAACAAGACTACAACTCAAAAGCTGTAAATAAAAAAGAAGGAAATTCTGAGTATTATATCAGACACCATGATTATGGGCATTAAATAGCTCACCTGGCCTCGGGGTAATATGCATCATCGTACCGGTACCTGTTTGAAAACATCACTCAATTTAAAATTTCACTCTTCAAAACCTTCTACCATGCCCAGTTCTTATCAATGACTCTGTAGGATTATCTCAGCCACTATAAATGACTGTAGTAAATTTCCTTGCACTTTGATGAACcatcaaaaatcaaaacaatctTGATATTCTTACTTAATTCTCAACTTGCAAATCAATTTATACAGCTGCGAAACAATAAAATGTGCAATAAATATGACAGGCTTATAGGTAAACAGAGATTGTCAATAAAGATGACTGGCTTATAGAGATTTGTTATTCTGCAGCAGTAAGTTAACTTGGAGTGCATGATAATCTACAGAGTCGTTCAGATCAAAATTCATGGAAATTTACTTTGTGATATTGATTGTTTAATTATTGTATgtggagaaaaaaatgtcaataattACAATATGCATGTCTCACCTCGCCTCTGGGTAATATGGGTCATCTTGGGGGTACCTGTTTGAAGAATACAGCTTACTTTCAAATCCAATTTACAGATATAATAAAACACCTCACTTCTGCCTCATTCCTAAACACTGCCAATAGTTGAATAATCTGCCCAGTTTTTCCCCATTGTCATCTGATTTATTTCTGATTTGAtttaggggtttttttttctcccaAAATGCTTTcatattcacaatgaatataTTTGGCAATTAtccaaaatatcatatttatatttcaaaggTTATTTACAATATTCTAACGCCCGTGttataaagttttttttttacttgcaTTTATGTAACTTTTAGTTTAAGAGCTTCCTGAAAATTGCAATGAATGATGCAAAGCTGTGAGATATCTATGGTGATGTGCAAGGTGTAGATATGAAACACTGTAACATAATTGTCAAGTGGTGATTTATCTTCGGTCATGTACAATCCTTTTAACCTGCTTTTCATTACACTGATTAATGTAACTTTCATTTacaaattaagaatttttaaatGAGTGAATATGAAGAAGAGATATTGTTATTGGAGGATATTAGACGAGTATTTAATTTTACTTACTAAAGGTTGTTTAGTAAGTCAGTTGATGTATATCTTCTAATATAAGTTTTATGATAGAGTTTGTATTGAAGTAGTATATAGCCTTTTGAAGTACATATAAGAAGGGCCCTACTTATTTCACGAAGTCCATTCAAACTAAACTGAAGGATCCTATTTAATCCAAAGAGTATCTTACTTATAAAATACCCAATGCCAATCATGAGAATCAATTTAATGTTCgtgtacatttcattttaataataataatactcTTGCATATCCGTggaaaaaattcaaaagtttGAAACAAGGAACTTGAAAAATCAAACATGAGAACAAGGAAGTGAGGATAAAACACTGTGGAGTCGGGCTACATCAACAATGCATGGAAACAAAACACTTGAGTAGGGATGGGGTGATACTTGCTTTAGCTAAACATgctaatttcaaaattaatcacagataattaaaattattcaaCAAATAAGCCTCTTCATTAAAGAGTTCCATGGAATATTCAACCACACCTTACTATACAACCTCAATACTGGCCCGTCCAAGTTGTTTTTCCTCATCCTTCTGAACAATAAAGATTGATATTCAATAAGAACACTGTCCAATAACTTTGACTgaatggtacatatatatatttacctgggtCTACTATAATAGTCTGGTGGGGGTCTCCTGTAGGGGTCAGCTGGAGGGGCCCTGGGTCGCTCATACGGCCTGTCATAGGGGTCTGGGGGTGGTGGCCTTCTGTCATAAGGAGGATATCTATCCCTCAGATAGCGGTCCTCGGGAGGGGGAGGAGGCCGTCTATCATCAGCTCGGGCTCGCTCTGCACCGTATGGCCTATCATAATAGTCATATGGTGATGGCCTTCTGTAGTACAGGTCATATTCTGGAGGAGGTGGAGGACGACTATCACCGGAGTATCTGTCTGATCCTCTACCTCTACTTCCACCTCGACCTCTCATAGGCCCACCACCACCACGTCCTCTACCACTGTAGGAGGTAAAAGTTTGTGAAATCAATGaaatgaacaatatcaaaaaacaTCTTAACATTCAACTTTAGTCATTATTTTGCAGAATgacaaatttttattttttttgacaattatttttttgaaaatttgtaaCAAATCTGTGGTGACTTTAATGCAGTTTAAGGAATTTGTTAATTAGTTTCTGTGAATCAAATACAAGTTTAAAAAGTGTCAACATTTAGTAAACACCAGCTTTGTTCAAGTCATGCTGATTTTATTTAGTTCCCTTAAATATTTCCAAACCAGGAAATCTTACCGTCCTCTTTCACCTCCAAATCCTCCTCTTCCTCCTTTTGATGTTCCCGTGGAGAGCtgttaaaaattcaaaattttcattATCCATTTCAAAAaacaattttgtcaaaattacaTGGCATTTGTAAGCtgtaatacaatgatgtcaaattaaaaatttcaataaCATCATAAATTACATGTGATTTTTAATGTACATAGTAGAGAAGGCACTGGCTGAATATCTagtattttcaattttgatatgaaaatgaTCCTTGTATAACCATCATATCATGA
This DNA window, taken from Pecten maximus chromosome 3, xPecMax1.1, whole genome shotgun sequence, encodes the following:
- the LOC117324518 gene encoding RNA-binding protein lark-like isoform X3, with protein sequence MPQKIFIGNLSGNTEPYDIRVLFEKYGKVSECDVLKNYGFVHMINEQEARMAITELDGTTVKGNRIRVELSTGTSKGGRGGFGGERGRGRGRGGGGPMRGRGGSRGRGSDRYSGDSRPPPPPEYDLYYRRPSPYDYYDRPYGAERARADDRRPPPPPEDRYLRDRYPPYDRRPPPPDPYDRPYERPRAPPADPYRRPPPDYYSRPRYAPEERAEAPPSLPPRSNDYYNGYPADYENGHESSSTSAQSYYDRFYKTPPARPGYPKPAAKPGQQKDDDQSFLQTEPIFF
- the LOC117324518 gene encoding RNA-binding protein 4.1-like isoform X1, which gives rise to MPQKIFIGNLSGNTEPYDIRVLFEKYGKVSECDVLKNYGFVHMINEQEARMAITELDGTTVKGNRIRVELSTGTSKGGRGGFGGERGRGRGRGGGGPMRGRGGSRGRGSDRYSGDSRPPPPPEYDLYYRRPSPYDYYDRPYGAERARADDRRPPPPPEDRYLRDRYPPYDRRPPPPDPYDRPYERPRAPPADPYRRPPPDYYSRPRYPQDDPYYPEARYRYDDAYYPEARYAPEERAEAPPSLPPRSNDYYNGYPADYENGHESSSTSAQSYYDRFYKTPPARPGYPKPAAKPGQQKDDDQSFLQTEPIFF
- the LOC117324518 gene encoding RNA-binding protein 4.1-like isoform X2 — encoded protein: MPQKIFIGNLSGNTEPYDIRVLFEKYGKVSECDVLKNYGFVHMINEQEARMAITELDGTTVKGNRIRVELSTGTSKGGRGGFGGERGRGRGRGGGGPMRGRGGSRGRGSDRYSGDSRPPPPPEYDLYYRRPSPYDYYDRPYGAERARADDRRPPPPPEDRYLRDRYPPYDRRPPPPDPYDRPYERPRAPPADPYRRPPPDYYSRPRYPQDDPYYPEARYAPEERAEAPPSLPPRSNDYYNGYPADYENGHESSSTSAQSYYDRFYKTPPARPGYPKPAAKPGQQKDDDQSFLQTEPIFF